One region of Scomber scombrus chromosome 10, fScoSco1.1, whole genome shotgun sequence genomic DNA includes:
- the tuba5 gene encoding tubulin alpha 5, which yields SVQRECISIHVGQAGVQTGNACWELFCLEHGVGPDGVFLDDPAEPNSREDPFNTFFNTGSSGRHVPRALYVDLEPTVVDEVRVGKYKELFHPEQLISGKEDAANNYARGHYTVGKEIIDAVMERVRKMTDQCTGLQGFLVFHSFGGGTGSGFTSLLMERLSVDYGKKSKLEFAVYPAPHVSTAVVEPYNAILTTHTTLEHSDCAFMVDNEAIYDICQRNMDIESPGYINLNRLIGQIVSSITASLRFDGALNVDLMEFQTNLVPFPRIHFPLVTYSPIISAEKAYHEQLTVSEITSACFEPTNQMVKCDPRHGKYMACCMLYRGDVIPKDVNAAIASIKTRRSIQFVDWCPTGFKVGINYQRPTAVPGGDLAKVQRAVCMLSNTTAIAEAWSRLDHKFDLMYAKRAFIHWYVGEGMEEGEFAEAREDLACLEKDYEELGDMPYDSENEDEEY from the exons TCTGTGCAGAGAGAGTGTATCTCCATCCATGTGGGTCAGGCAGGTGTGCAGACAGGTAACGCCTGCTGGGAGCTATTCTGTCTCGAGCACGGTGTCGGTCCTGACGGGGTCTTCCTGGACGATCCTGCAGAACCGAACTCTCGTGAAGACCCGTTCAACACTTTCTTCAACACTGGGAGCTCTGGGCGTCATGTTCCCCGAGCCTTATACGTCGACCTGGAGCCCACAGTGGTTG ATGAAGTGAGGGTTGGAAAGTACAAAGAGCTCTTCCACCCGGAGCAGCTGATCTCTGGAAAGGAGGATGCAGCCAACAACTATGCCCGTGGCCATTATACTGTGGGAAAAGAAATCATTGATGCAGTCATGGAGCGTGTCCGCAAAATG ACGGACCAGTGCACAGGCCTGCAGGGTTTCCTCGTCTTCCACAGTTTCGGAGGAGGAACCGGCTCTGGCTTCACCTCCCTGCTGATGGAGCGTCTCTCTGTCGACTATGGCAAGAAATCCAAGTTGGAGTTCGCCGTTTACCCAGCTCCACATGTGTCCACTGCTGTGGTGGAGCCCTACAACGCCATCCTGACCACCCACACCACCTTAGAGCACTCCGACTGTGCCTTCATGGTAGACAACGAGGCCATCTATGACATATGTCAACGTAACATGGATATCGAGAGTCCTGGCTACATCAACCTCAACAGATTGATTGGTCAGATTGTCTCCTCGATCACTGCCTCCCTTCGTTTCGATGGCGCCCTTAATGTTGATCTGATGGAGTTCCAGACCAACCTGGTCCCGTTCCCACGTATCCACTTCCCTCTGGTGACCTACTCGCCCATCATCTCCGCTGAGAAGGCTTACCATGAGCAGCTGACCGTGTCTGAGATCACAAGCGCCTGCTTTGAGCCGACCAATCAGATGGTCAAGTGTGATCCTCGTCACGGCAAGTACATGGCCTGCTGCATGCTGTACAGAGGTGACGTCATCCCAAAGGATGTCAATGCTGCCATCGCGAGCATAAAGACAAGACGCTCCATTCAGTTTGTCGACTGGTGCCCAACTGGCTTCAAG GTAGGCATCAATTATCAGCGTCCGACTGCAGTTCCCGGTGGAGACCTGGCCAAAGTGCAGAGGGCCGTGTGCATGCTGAGCAACACCACCGCCATCGCTGAGGCCTGGTCTCGTCTCGATCACAAGTTTGACCTCATGTACGCTAAACGTGCCTTCATCCACTGGTACGTGGGTGAAGGCATGGAGGAGGGAGAGTTTGCAGAGGCCAGAGAGGACCTGGCCTGTCTTGAAAAGGACTACGAGGAGCTGGGTGACATGCCCTACGATTCTGAAAACGAGGACGAAGAATACTGA
- the LOC133988038 gene encoding kelch-like protein 12 isoform X2, translating to MAPKDIMTNSHAKSILNAMNSLRKSNTLCDITLRVENTDFPAHRIVLAACSDYFCAMFTSELAEKGKSFVDIQGLTASTMEILLDFVYTETVLVTVENVQELLPAACLLQLKGVKRACCDFLESQLDPTNCLGIRDFAETHNCLDLMQAAELFSQKHFSEVVQHEEFMLLSQTEVEKLIKCDEIQVDSEEPVFEAVLNWVKHNRKEREPYLPDMLEFVRMPLLTPRYITDVIDAEPLIRCSLPCRDLVDEAKKFHLRPELRSEMQGPRTQARLGAKEVLLVIGGFGSQQSPIDIVEKYDPKTQEWSFLPNIARKRRYVATVSLHDRVYVIGGYDGRSRLSSVECLDYTADEDGVWYTVATMNVRRGLAGATTLGDMIYVAGGFDGSRRHTSMERYDPNIDQWSMLGDMQTAREGAGLVVASGLIYCLGGYDGLNILNSVERYDPHTGHWTSVTPMATKRSGAGVALLNDHIYVVGGFDGVSHLDSVEVYNIRTDYWTTVASMTTPRCYVGATVLRGRLYAIAGYDGNSLLSSIECYDPVIDSWEVVTSMATQRCDAGVCVLREK from the exons ATGGCTCCCAAAGACATCATGACCAACTCTCATGCCAAATCCATCCTTAACGCGATGAACTCACTACGCAAGAGCAACACACTCTGCGATATCACACTGAGGGTGGAGAACACAGATTTTCCAGCTCACCGGATCGTCTTGGCTGCCTGCAGTGACTACTTTTGTGCCATGTTCACCAGCGAG CTTGCAGAAAAGGGAAAATCTTTTGTCGATATCCAGGGGCTCACAGCATCGACTATGGAGATCCTGTTGGATTTTGTCTACACCGAGACTGTGTTAGTTACAGTGGAGAACGTACAAGAACTGCTCCCTGCAGCGTGCTTGCTTCAGCTCAAAG gGGTAAAAAGAGCATGCTGTGACTTTTTGGAGAGTCAGCTTGATCCCACCAACTGTCTGGGTATTCGGGACTTTGCCGAAACTCACAATTGCCTTGACCTGATGCAGGCTGCCGAGCTCTTTTCCCAGAAACATTTCTCCGAGGTGGTCCAGCATGAGGAGTTCATGCTGCTCAGCCAGACAGAAGTCGAAAAGCttataaaatgtgatgaaatcCAG GTGGACTCGGAAGAGCCGGTATTTGAAGCAGTGTTGAACTGGGTCAAACACAACCGAAAAGAAAGAGAGCCCTATTTGCCAGACATGCTCGAGTTTGTTCGGATGCCGCTGCTGACCCCCCGCTACATTACAGATGTCATTGATGCTGAG CCCCTCATTCGGTGTAGCCTGCCATGTCGAGACCTTGTTGACGAGGCCAAGAAATTCCACTTAAGACCGGAGCTGAGGAGTGAAATGCAAGGCCCACGCACACAAGCCAGATTAG gtgCCAAAGAAGTCCTGCTGGTTATAGGAGGGTTCGGAAGCCAACAATCACCAATAGACATAGTTGAAAAATATGATCCGAAAACACAAGAATGGAGCTTTCTTCCT AACATTGCACGGAAACGGCGTTACGTCGCCACAGTGTCACTTCACGATCGGGTTTATGTGATCGGAGGTTACGACGGTCGGTCGAGGCTCAGCTCCGTGGAGTGCCTGGACTACACGGCGGACGAGGACGGTGTCTGGTACACCGTCGCCACCATGAATGTGCGTCGTGGCCTCGCTGGGGCCACAACACTCGGAG ACATGATTTATGTTGCCGGTGGCTTCGACGGCAGCCGGCGCCATACCAGCATGGAGCGATACGACCCAAACATCGACCAGTGGAGCATGCTGGGAGACATGCAGACAGCAAGAGAAGGGGCGGGGCTGGTGGTGGCCAGTGGACTTATATACTGTTTAG GTGGATACGACGGACTGAACATACTGAACTCAGTGGAGCGGTATGACCCTCACACAGGCCACTGGACAAGTGTCACACCCATGGCCACCAAGCGGTCAG GGGCTGGTGTGGCTTTACTCAACGACCACATCTACGTAGTAGGAGGCTTTGATGGTGTTTCGCACCTCGATTCTGTTGAAGTATACAACATCAGAACAGACTATTGGACCACTGTAGCCAGTATGACTACTCCTCGATGTTACGTAGGAGCGACTGTTCTCCGAGGACGTCTCTACGCCATCGCCGG ATATGATGGGAACTCTCTCCTCAGCAGTATTGAATGTTACGATCCCGTCATCGACTCGTGGGAGGTCGTTACCTCCATGGCGACGCAGCGGTGCGACGCGGGCGTCTGCGTCCTACGAGAAAAGTGA
- the LOC133988038 gene encoding kelch-like protein 12 isoform X1: MCSYSYCLPVVEKVFRSFNDSWSGLRSLRDSQGSMAPKDIMTNSHAKSILNAMNSLRKSNTLCDITLRVENTDFPAHRIVLAACSDYFCAMFTSELAEKGKSFVDIQGLTASTMEILLDFVYTETVLVTVENVQELLPAACLLQLKGVKRACCDFLESQLDPTNCLGIRDFAETHNCLDLMQAAELFSQKHFSEVVQHEEFMLLSQTEVEKLIKCDEIQVDSEEPVFEAVLNWVKHNRKEREPYLPDMLEFVRMPLLTPRYITDVIDAEPLIRCSLPCRDLVDEAKKFHLRPELRSEMQGPRTQARLGAKEVLLVIGGFGSQQSPIDIVEKYDPKTQEWSFLPNIARKRRYVATVSLHDRVYVIGGYDGRSRLSSVECLDYTADEDGVWYTVATMNVRRGLAGATTLGDMIYVAGGFDGSRRHTSMERYDPNIDQWSMLGDMQTAREGAGLVVASGLIYCLGGYDGLNILNSVERYDPHTGHWTSVTPMATKRSGAGVALLNDHIYVVGGFDGVSHLDSVEVYNIRTDYWTTVASMTTPRCYVGATVLRGRLYAIAGYDGNSLLSSIECYDPVIDSWEVVTSMATQRCDAGVCVLREK; the protein is encoded by the exons ATGTGTAGCTATAGTTACTGCCTcccagtggtggaaaaagtgTTCAGATCTTTTAACG attcCTGGAGCGGTTTGAGATCCTTGAGAGATTCTCAAGGCAGCATGGCTCCCAAAGACATCATGACCAACTCTCATGCCAAATCCATCCTTAACGCGATGAACTCACTACGCAAGAGCAACACACTCTGCGATATCACACTGAGGGTGGAGAACACAGATTTTCCAGCTCACCGGATCGTCTTGGCTGCCTGCAGTGACTACTTTTGTGCCATGTTCACCAGCGAG CTTGCAGAAAAGGGAAAATCTTTTGTCGATATCCAGGGGCTCACAGCATCGACTATGGAGATCCTGTTGGATTTTGTCTACACCGAGACTGTGTTAGTTACAGTGGAGAACGTACAAGAACTGCTCCCTGCAGCGTGCTTGCTTCAGCTCAAAG gGGTAAAAAGAGCATGCTGTGACTTTTTGGAGAGTCAGCTTGATCCCACCAACTGTCTGGGTATTCGGGACTTTGCCGAAACTCACAATTGCCTTGACCTGATGCAGGCTGCCGAGCTCTTTTCCCAGAAACATTTCTCCGAGGTGGTCCAGCATGAGGAGTTCATGCTGCTCAGCCAGACAGAAGTCGAAAAGCttataaaatgtgatgaaatcCAG GTGGACTCGGAAGAGCCGGTATTTGAAGCAGTGTTGAACTGGGTCAAACACAACCGAAAAGAAAGAGAGCCCTATTTGCCAGACATGCTCGAGTTTGTTCGGATGCCGCTGCTGACCCCCCGCTACATTACAGATGTCATTGATGCTGAG CCCCTCATTCGGTGTAGCCTGCCATGTCGAGACCTTGTTGACGAGGCCAAGAAATTCCACTTAAGACCGGAGCTGAGGAGTGAAATGCAAGGCCCACGCACACAAGCCAGATTAG gtgCCAAAGAAGTCCTGCTGGTTATAGGAGGGTTCGGAAGCCAACAATCACCAATAGACATAGTTGAAAAATATGATCCGAAAACACAAGAATGGAGCTTTCTTCCT AACATTGCACGGAAACGGCGTTACGTCGCCACAGTGTCACTTCACGATCGGGTTTATGTGATCGGAGGTTACGACGGTCGGTCGAGGCTCAGCTCCGTGGAGTGCCTGGACTACACGGCGGACGAGGACGGTGTCTGGTACACCGTCGCCACCATGAATGTGCGTCGTGGCCTCGCTGGGGCCACAACACTCGGAG ACATGATTTATGTTGCCGGTGGCTTCGACGGCAGCCGGCGCCATACCAGCATGGAGCGATACGACCCAAACATCGACCAGTGGAGCATGCTGGGAGACATGCAGACAGCAAGAGAAGGGGCGGGGCTGGTGGTGGCCAGTGGACTTATATACTGTTTAG GTGGATACGACGGACTGAACATACTGAACTCAGTGGAGCGGTATGACCCTCACACAGGCCACTGGACAAGTGTCACACCCATGGCCACCAAGCGGTCAG GGGCTGGTGTGGCTTTACTCAACGACCACATCTACGTAGTAGGAGGCTTTGATGGTGTTTCGCACCTCGATTCTGTTGAAGTATACAACATCAGAACAGACTATTGGACCACTGTAGCCAGTATGACTACTCCTCGATGTTACGTAGGAGCGACTGTTCTCCGAGGACGTCTCTACGCCATCGCCGG ATATGATGGGAACTCTCTCCTCAGCAGTATTGAATGTTACGATCCCGTCATCGACTCGTGGGAGGTCGTTACCTCCATGGCGACGCAGCGGTGCGACGCGGGCGTCTGCGTCCTACGAGAAAAGTGA